The nucleotide window CGATTTCCAGCTTCTTGATGTGCATCGAAACCTCTTGCTCGAGCGCCCCTCAGGCTATAGCAGTCCCGACGGGACGACGCTCCCACCGACCGAGGCCGGTGCTTCTTGCGAATCAGTTTGAAAACGCGGCCCTTGTCGGGCACCGCACCTAGCGTAACCGCACGTCATGTATGGTCACGCCAGCTACTGCACACTTCTACAGTGCGGCGCGGATGCTGACAACTGGAAAAGCACGGTGGCGGCCGAGCCTGGAGATCGATGCCACAATCGCGGGAAATCGTTGACAAGCTTCCCGCTCCGACACATCAAGCGCCGGCGAGAATTGCCATGACCTACGAGTATGCCTGCGAGGCCTGCGGCCACACCTGGGAGGCCGAGCAGTCCATTCGAGACGAGCCGCTGACCGAGTGCCCGAACTGCAAAGGCGCGACGGCAAAGCGAATGGTCAGCGGAGGGCAGGGTTTCATCCTCAAAGGGGGTGGTTGGTACGCGGACGGCTATGGCTCTGCGAAACCGGGCTCGAAAAAGAGTGGGGAAAGCAGCAGCACCAGCTCTACATCGACGACGAGCAGCACGTCGGATTCTGCAACGACGAGCAGCAAGTCGGATTCTGCTGGTGACGGCGGCGCGAGCAGCAGCACGACGAGTGGCACGAGCGGCGGAAGCGGAACCAAGAGCTGACCCAGTTCGTGAACGTGGTCGCCTCGGGCGATGGCACCTGCTAAAATGTCTAGGCCTATGCCGGACAAGAAACGACGACTACAGGAAGTCCGCGAGCAGATCCGCGATGCGGACTTGGCATTGCTGAAGGCGCTCGAGGCGCGTGCCGCGCTCAACCACGAAGCGCGGCGGCTCTTGGAGGGCGAGCCCCCGGTGGCAGACCGAGGCGAGCGGGAAGCGCTCGACGCCCTCGAAGCTGCCTCGAGCGGCGTGCTGCCGGTGGGCGCCGTGCGCTCCATCTTCAGCGAGATCCACGCGGTGGGACGGGGCATCGAGCAACCGATCCGTATCGCCTACCTAGGGCCCGAGGGCGGGTTCTCCCACGCGGTTGCTCAGCATCAGTTCGGGCCGAGCGCCACCTTCCTTGAGTGTCCGACGGTGGCTGAAGCGCTGGACGAGGTCGTTCGCGCGCGCGCGGTGTTCGCCGTGTTCCCCTTCGAGTCGTCCATCGAGGGCTTGGTGCAGGCGTCGATCAACGCGCTGGAGCCGACCGACCTCGTGCTCGTCGCCGAACGCAGCATGCCGGCGACCTACGACTTGGTCAGCCACGCTGACGAGCTAGGGGCGGTGAAGAAGATCTACGCGACGGCGGCGGCGCACGCGGCCTGCGAGCGCTTCGTTGCCGCCGAAATGCCCAATGTCGCGGTAGTGGACGTTCGTTCGCCGGTTCAGGCCATCGAGCTGGCGCGCGCCGAAGCAGGGGCCGCGGCCCTCGTGCCCGAAGCCTCAGGTCGTGCGGCTAATTTGTGCGTGCTGCGAGCCAACGTCGGTGACAGCGCAGACATGCATTTCCGCTACGGCGTCGCAGGGGCACGTCCTGCCAGCCGCTCTGGCCAAGACACCACGTGCCTGTTGTTCAACGTGGACGACACCCCCGGAGCACTCTTCGACATCTTGCGACACTTTGCCGAGCGCGGCATCAATCTCAAGAAGCTGCAGTCGCGACCGATGGTCAATGGTGGTCTCGACTACCTCTTCTACGTGGAGATCAGCGGCCACGTCACGGATCGCGCCGTGGTGACCGCTCTGGAATCCGTGAAGCGGCAGACCAAGTACCTACGCGTGCTCGGTTCTTTTCCGAGCTGACTTTCGTCGACAAGAGGAAAGAAAAGACCGTAGGCTCCCGGGCGATGGCTTCTCTCGTCACCCCATCCATCGAATCCCTGGTGCCCTATGAGGCGGGCAAACCGATCGAGGAAGTGGCTCGGGAACTGGGGGTGCCCCGCGCGGTGAAGTTGGCCTCCAACGAGAACCCCTTGGGGCCGAGTCCCAAGGCCGTGGAAGCGGCGCGAGCAGCGCTTTCAGAAGCGCATCGCTATCCCGACGCCGCTGCCTATCGTCTGCGCGAGCGTTTGAGCGCTGAACACGATTTGCCCATGAACCAGATCCTTCAAGGTAACGGTTCGAACGAGCTGAT belongs to Polyangiaceae bacterium and includes:
- a CDS encoding prephenate dehydratase domain-containing protein, with product MPDKKRRLQEVREQIRDADLALLKALEARAALNHEARRLLEGEPPVADRGEREALDALEAASSGVLPVGAVRSIFSEIHAVGRGIEQPIRIAYLGPEGGFSHAVAQHQFGPSATFLECPTVAEALDEVVRARAVFAVFPFESSIEGLVQASINALEPTDLVLVAERSMPATYDLVSHADELGAVKKIYATAAAHAACERFVAAEMPNVAVVDVRSPVQAIELARAEAGAAALVPEASGRAANLCVLRANVGDSADMHFRYGVAGARPASRSGQDTTCLLFNVDDTPGALFDILRHFAERGINLKKLQSRPMVNGGLDYLFYVEISGHVTDRAVVTALESVKRQTKYLRVLGSFPS
- a CDS encoding zinc ribbon domain-containing protein is translated as MTYEYACEACGHTWEAEQSIRDEPLTECPNCKGATAKRMVSGGQGFILKGGGWYADGYGSAKPGSKKSGESSSTSSTSTTSSTSDSATTSSKSDSAGDGGASSSTTSGTSGGSGTKS